The genomic window CATGAACAGGACCTGGGCGATGGCAGCGTTGTTGCGGCCGGTGGCCATCTGCTCGAGGACCTCTCGCTCCCGGTCGGTCAGGCCGAGAAGCGGGGCGTCGGCGCCTCGGCGGGCGAGCAGCGCTTCCACCACCGATGGGTCCAGCACGGACCCGCCACTGGCGACCTGGTGCAGGGCCCGCGCCAGCTCGTCGAGGTCTGACACCCGTTCCTTGAGCAGGTAGCCCATGCCGGCCACACCGTCGGCGAGCAGCTCGAAGGCGTAGTCCTCCTCGACATACTGCGAGAGGACGACGACACCGGTGCCCGGATGCCGGGCGCGGATCTGCTTGGCCGCCTCGATCCCTTCCTTGGTGTTGGTGGGAGGCATCCGTATGTCGGTGAGCACCGCGTCAGGTGAGTGCAGCTCCACGGCACGCAGCAGGCTGGGCGCGTCACCGACGGCGGCCACGACCTCCAGTCCGTCAACCTGCGCCAGCAGTCCCGAGACCCCTTCCCGGACCAGGAAGTTGTCGTCGGCGAAGACGACCCGCAGCACCATGCCAACGACTGTAGGCCACAGTGACCGCCGGCCGTGGGGTCACCCGCCCGCGCACGGGGGGCTGGCCCACCGGGTCGTGCTGCCTGCCCCATCGTGTCGCAGCACCGCAGTTCGTAGCGTCAAACACGACAAGCCAACCGCGCGCACCAAGGCACGCGTCGACCACGACAGGACGTCACCATGGCACACACCGCACGCACACCCTCGACCGTGTCACCGCACGGTGACACGGCCCCGGTGATGAACGCCATCGTTCACACCCGCTACGGGACCGACCCCTCGCAGGTCCTCAAGCTCGCCACGGTGAGCCGGCCGGCACCCGCCGATGACGAGGTGCTGATCCGCGTCCGCGCTGCCAGCGTCGACCGCGGCACCTGGCACATCATGGCCGGAGTCCCCTACCCCATCCGCCTCGCCGGGTTCGGACTGCGCGCGCCCAAGCACCTCAACCCCGGCCGCAGCCTCGCGGGCACCGTCGCGGCCGTGGGGCGGGCCGTCAGCACGTTCACCCCGGGGGACGAGGTGTTCGGCACGTGTGACGGATCGTTCGCCGAATACGTGTGCGCCAAGCCGGCCAAGCTCGCGCTCCAACCGCCCGGTGTCTCCTTCTCCGAGGCCGCGGCGGTCCCCGTCTCCGGCGTCACCGCGCTGCAGGCCGTGCGCGACCACGGGCGGGTTCACACCGGCCAGCACGTCCTGGTCATCGGTGCCTCCGGCGGAGTGGGCGGGTTCGCCGTCCAGATCGCCAAGGCCTACGGGGCCACAGTCACCGGCGTGGGCAGCTCAGCCAAGCTCGACCACGTCACCGCCCTGGGTGCCGACCACGTCATCGACTACACGACGACCGACTTCGCCAGTGGTGAGCAGCGCTACGACGTGATCCTCGACATCGGCGGCAACCGGACGCTCACCCACCTACGGCGCGCGCTGGCCGCACGCGGAGTGCTGGTCCTCGTCGGAGGCGAGACGGACGAACGCTGGCTCGGCGGCATGGGCCGCACGGTGCGCGCCCTGATGCTCTCCCCGTTCCTGGGTCAGCAGCTCGGGTCGTTCATCGCCTCGGAGAACGCCGAGGACCTCGAGGTGCTCGCGGGGATGCTCCAGACCGGCCAGGTGAGGCCCGCCATTGACCGGACGTACCCGCTCGCCGAGGTCGACGCCGCCATCACCCACCTGGCTGACGGCGCAGCACGCGGCAAGACCGTCGTCGCGTTCTGACCCCCCACCAAAACATCGCCTCACCCACCCAAGAAAGGTCGGCTCCATGATCGTCATCGAGCAGCTCACCAAGAAGTACGGCACCACCATCGCCGTCGACGACGTCAGCTTCACCGCCGCCGCAGGACGGGTGACCGGCTTCCTCGGGCCCAACGGCGCCGGGAAGTCCACCACCATGCGGGTGCTGGTCGGGCTCACCCCCGCCACCACCGGCACCGCCACCGTGCACGGGCGCCGGTTCGTGGACTTGCCGAACCCTGGCCTCGAGGTCGGCGTGCTCCTCGACGCTTCAGCCCAGCACGCCGGCCGCACCGGACGGGAGACGCTCGGCGTCGCCGCACAGTTCATGGGCCTGCACCGGCGACGGGTGGAGGAGATGCTCAACCTGGTCAGCCTCACGCCCACCGAAGCGGACCGGCGCGTCCGCGACTACTCCCTCGGCATGCGCCAGCGGCTCGGCATCGCCGCAGCACTCATCGGTGACCCGCAGGTGCTCATCCTCGATGAGCCCGCCAACGGGCTGGACCCGGCCGGCATCCGCTGGATGCGCGACCTGCTGCGCGGCTACGCCGACCGCGGCGGCACCGTCCTGCTCTCCTCCCACCTGCTCCACGAGATCGAGGTCATCGCCGACGACATCGTCATGATCGGCCACGGCCGGATCGTCTCCCAGGGCGCCAAGTCAAAACTGCTGCACGCGGCCGGCACGCTCGTGCGGGCTAGCGACCTCCCCGCCCTGGAGCGGGCCCTGACGGCGTGGGGACTGACGGCAAGCCCGTCGCGAGACGGCGCCCTGCACACCGACGCCGACGCCACCCTCGTGGGCCACGTCGCGCACCAGGCGGGGGTCGCTCTCAGCGAGCTCCGAGCCGCCGACAGCGCCGGCCTCGAGGACATGTTCCTCGAGCTCACCTCCACCACCCAGCGAGAAGGAGTGCTGGCATGAGTGCCATCCCAGCCGACATCGTCCACACCCCCCACGTCGCGATCCCCCGGATCCCCCTCACCAGGGTCGCGGCCGTCGAGCTCCGCAAGATGTTCGACACCCGCTCCGGTTTCTGGCTGATCGCCAGCATCGCCATCTCCGCAGTCCTGGCGACGATCGGCGTCATCGTCTTCGCGCCGGAGGACCAGCTCACCTACTCCACGTTCGCCACCGCGATCCGCTTCCCCGTGGTGGTCATCCTGCCCCTCATCGCGATCCTCGCCGTCACCGGTGAGTGGACCCAACGCACCGGCCTCACGACCTTCACCCTCGTGCCGCACCGGGGCAGGATCATCGCCGCCAAGGCGACCGCCTCCGTGGTCATCGCCATCGCAGCGATGGTCGTGACCTTCGCCGTGGGCGCGCTCGGCAACCTGGTGGCCGGCGCCGTGACGGGCGCGCCCATGGTCTGGGACGTGACGACCACCCAGGTCCTGTACTACGTCCTCGGCATGATCCTCAGTCTCCTGGTGGGCTTCATGCTCGGAGTGCTCATCCGCTCCTCCACCGGCGCGCTCGTCGCCTACTTCGCCTACACCTTCCTGGTGCCGACGCTGTTCGGCCTGCTGGCGACCTACCAACAGTGGTTCCACGACCTGCAGCCCTGGATCGACATGCAGTTCGCGCAGAGCGGCCTGTTCATCTTCGAACGGTCCCTGACCGGCGAGCAGTGGGCCCAGATCGGCGTCAGCAGCACACTCTGGCTCCTCATCCCCCTGCTCCTCGGACTGCGGTTCGTCATGCGAGCCGAGGTCAAGTAGCCGCCACAACCTCCGAGTCCCCTACTGGCTTTATCACTCAGACAGCACATTCCAAACGAAGGAGCACATCATGGATTCTCAGAAGCGCCTCGCCCGCACCGCGGGGTTGTACTACCTGGTGGTCGCCGTCCTCGGCGCCTTTGCGCACGTGGTCCGGGCTCTGGTCTACGTGCCGGGCGACGCCGCGGCCTCGGCGGAGAACATCGTGGCCAAAGCCTCTCTGGTCAACTACAGCTTTGTCGCCGACCTCGTGCAGGCAACGTTCCTCGTGTTCGTCGTCATGACGCTCTACCGGCTGTTGCACCACGCGGGCAAGAACGTGGCCCGCGCGATGGTCATCTTCGTCGTCATCGCGGTCGCCCTCATCTGCCTCAACATGGTCCACCAGCTCGGCGCGCTCCTGGTCGCCACCGACTCCGCATACGCCGCGGCGTTCGACTCCCAGGGCTCGGAGGCACTGGTGCTGCTGATGCTTGACCTGCAGCACTACGGCTACCTCATCGCACAGATTTTCTTCGGGCTGTGGCTGTTCCCGCTCGGGCTTCTCGCTATCCGTTCCGGGATGTTCCCCCGCCTGCTGGGCCAGCTCCTCATGGTCGCCTCAGTCGGCTACCTCCTCGACGTGGCGCTGCAGTTCCTCGCCCCCGAGTTCGCCGATGCAGTCAACCCGGCGCTGGTCACCCTGTTCGTGGTCGCCGAGGGCGCGCTGCTTGTCTACCTGCTGGTCCGAGGCGTGCGAACTATGCGTCCCGCCGAACAACTCATCGCCGCGGCCTGAAGTCAGGAACCCATCATGCTCACCACAACGAAGCCACAACGCATCCACGACCAATCCCTGCGACCCAGAGTGGCTGTCGTGTTGGCGGCCGGCCTCCTGGTCGTGACGGCATTCCAAGTCGCCCTCACGTTCGGTGCACCGTTCGGCGCTGCTGCCCTGGGAGGCACGAACCCCGGGCAACTCCCCGACAGCTTCCGGCTCGTGACCGGGTTCTCCACTCTTGTGTGGCTCTTCGCCACGCTGCTTGTGCTGGCTCGTGGAGGGCGTGCCCTCGTTCCCTTGCCGGAACGTGTCTTCCGGGTGGGCACCTGGGTGCTGGTGGGCCTCCTGGGCCTGGGGGCGCTGATGAACTTCGCCTCATCCAGCCCCTGGGAACGCTTCGGCTGGGGACCCTTCACCCTCGTCATGTTCACCCTCTGCCTTGTCCTCGCGCGAAGTGGCTTGCCCGGTCACCCGACCCGGCAAGCCGGGCCGCCGCGACGGGAGTCATGATCGTGGTCCGTCACGGCTACCCCGCTCTTCACCGGCCGATACCCATAAGGTCCGACAAAGCAGCCCTGCCCAGGCCCGAACGGACGCCACCTGGCGACCTGGCCTACTACGACGTAGTGGTCATCGGCGGAGGAGCCGCGGGCCTGTCCGCGGCGCTGGTCCTCTCCCGCGCCCGCCGCAAGGTCCTCGTGGTCGA from Ornithinimicrobium cryptoxanthini includes these protein-coding regions:
- a CDS encoding response regulator transcription factor, giving the protein MVLRVVFADDNFLVREGVSGLLAQVDGLEVVAAVGDAPSLLRAVELHSPDAVLTDIRMPPTNTKEGIEAAKQIRARHPGTGVVVLSQYVEEDYAFELLADGVAGMGYLLKERVSDLDELARALHQVASGGSVLDPSVVEALLARRGADAPLLGLTDREREVLEQMATGRNNAAIAQVLFMSDRAVEKHIGAVFQKLGLVEERAVNRRVSAVLAYLEASGTGR
- a CDS encoding NAD(P)-dependent alcohol dehydrogenase, with amino-acid sequence MAHTARTPSTVSPHGDTAPVMNAIVHTRYGTDPSQVLKLATVSRPAPADDEVLIRVRAASVDRGTWHIMAGVPYPIRLAGFGLRAPKHLNPGRSLAGTVAAVGRAVSTFTPGDEVFGTCDGSFAEYVCAKPAKLALQPPGVSFSEAAAVPVSGVTALQAVRDHGRVHTGQHVLVIGASGGVGGFAVQIAKAYGATVTGVGSSAKLDHVTALGADHVIDYTTTDFASGEQRYDVILDIGGNRTLTHLRRALAARGVLVLVGGETDERWLGGMGRTVRALMLSPFLGQQLGSFIASENAEDLEVLAGMLQTGQVRPAIDRTYPLAEVDAAITHLADGAARGKTVVAF
- a CDS encoding ABC transporter ATP-binding protein → MIVIEQLTKKYGTTIAVDDVSFTAAAGRVTGFLGPNGAGKSTTMRVLVGLTPATTGTATVHGRRFVDLPNPGLEVGVLLDASAQHAGRTGRETLGVAAQFMGLHRRRVEEMLNLVSLTPTEADRRVRDYSLGMRQRLGIAAALIGDPQVLILDEPANGLDPAGIRWMRDLLRGYADRGGTVLLSSHLLHEIEVIADDIVMIGHGRIVSQGAKSKLLHAAGTLVRASDLPALERALTAWGLTASPSRDGALHTDADATLVGHVAHQAGVALSELRAADSAGLEDMFLELTSTTQREGVLA
- a CDS encoding ABC transporter permease produces the protein MSAIPADIVHTPHVAIPRIPLTRVAAVELRKMFDTRSGFWLIASIAISAVLATIGVIVFAPEDQLTYSTFATAIRFPVVVILPLIAILAVTGEWTQRTGLTTFTLVPHRGRIIAAKATASVVIAIAAMVVTFAVGALGNLVAGAVTGAPMVWDVTTTQVLYYVLGMILSLLVGFMLGVLIRSSTGALVAYFAYTFLVPTLFGLLATYQQWFHDLQPWIDMQFAQSGLFIFERSLTGEQWAQIGVSSTLWLLIPLLLGLRFVMRAEVK
- a CDS encoding DUF4386 domain-containing protein, which codes for MDSQKRLARTAGLYYLVVAVLGAFAHVVRALVYVPGDAAASAENIVAKASLVNYSFVADLVQATFLVFVVMTLYRLLHHAGKNVARAMVIFVVIAVALICLNMVHQLGALLVATDSAYAAAFDSQGSEALVLLMLDLQHYGYLIAQIFFGLWLFPLGLLAIRSGMFPRLLGQLLMVASVGYLLDVALQFLAPEFADAVNPALVTLFVVAEGALLVYLLVRGVRTMRPAEQLIAAA